One Nocardioidaceae bacterium SCSIO 66511 genomic window carries:
- a CDS encoding citrate synthase 2, protein MTAVQAGLEGVIAFETEIAEPDKEGSALRYRGVDIEDIAGRVPFEKVWGLLVDGEYEPGLPPAQPFPIPVHSGDIRVDVQSAIAMIAPAWGLHQLYDIDASQARDDLARTAVMVLSYVAQAARGIGAPMVPESEVDKAQTITERFMVRWRGELNPDHVKAVDAYWASAAEHGMNASTFTARVVASTGADVAAAMSAAVGAMSGPLHGGAPSRVLSMLEEVERTGDARTYVKGILDRGDRLMGFGHRVYRAEDPRARVLRRTARELDAPRYEVAEALEQAALAELRERRPDRVLETNVEFWAAIILDFAQIPPHMFTSMFTCARTAGWSAHILEQKRTGRLIRPSAAYVGPDPRPADSVNGWNPAWG, encoded by the coding sequence ATGACTGCTGTCCAAGCTGGACTCGAGGGTGTCATCGCGTTCGAGACCGAGATCGCCGAGCCAGACAAGGAAGGCTCCGCATTGCGCTACCGCGGGGTCGACATCGAGGACATCGCCGGTCGGGTGCCCTTCGAGAAGGTGTGGGGTCTGCTCGTCGACGGCGAGTACGAACCCGGGCTTCCGCCCGCGCAGCCGTTTCCGATCCCGGTGCACTCCGGCGATATCCGCGTCGACGTGCAGAGCGCGATCGCCATGATCGCGCCCGCATGGGGTTTGCACCAGCTGTACGACATCGACGCCAGCCAGGCCCGCGACGACCTTGCCCGCACAGCGGTGATGGTCCTCTCGTACGTCGCGCAGGCGGCGCGCGGAATCGGGGCGCCGATGGTGCCAGAGTCCGAGGTGGACAAGGCCCAGACGATCACCGAACGGTTCATGGTGCGTTGGCGCGGCGAGCTCAACCCCGACCATGTGAAGGCGGTCGACGCGTACTGGGCATCGGCGGCCGAGCACGGTATGAACGCATCGACGTTCACGGCACGGGTCGTCGCCTCGACCGGTGCCGATGTCGCCGCAGCGATGTCCGCGGCGGTCGGCGCGATGTCCGGTCCGCTGCACGGCGGCGCACCGTCGCGCGTGCTGAGCATGCTGGAAGAGGTCGAACGCACCGGCGACGCGCGTACGTACGTGAAAGGCATCCTCGACCGCGGCGACCGGCTGATGGGGTTCGGGCATCGCGTCTACCGCGCTGAGGACCCGCGGGCGAGGGTGCTGCGACGTACCGCACGCGAGCTCGATGCTCCGAGGTACGAGGTCGCCGAGGCACTCGAGCAGGCCGCGCTCGCCGAACTGCGTGAACGCCGCCCCGACCGGGTGCTCGAGACCAACGTGGAGTTCTGGGCGGCGATCATCCTCGACTTCGCGCAGATCCCGCCGCATATGTTCACATCGATGTTCACCTGCGCGCGTACGGCCGGTTGGAGCGCACACATCCTGGAGCAGAAGCGGACGGGCAGACTCATCCGCCCGTCCGCCGCGTACGTCGGCCCCGATCCCCGCCCCGCCGACAGCGTCAACGGCTGGAACCCCGCCTGGGGGTGA